Proteins encoded by one window of Rubinisphaera margarita:
- a CDS encoding permease, with protein MFEAIIWGAILRVAQAVSQAAPFILTGYIVAAVFRKWIGPTNLRKLFGEGTWRALPQAWALGMLLPVCSLGVIPVMREMKRAGLSSGTILAFGLTAPLFNPLSVLYGLTLSEPFTILSFSLCSLLVVTVIGVVFDWLFPRTADLPSEEPPVPQGIRRIVGVFVAMGREFWSWSTIYILIGLTGIVLLNVILPKGSFQSSVNGGDLWAPVLMTGVAIPVYATPMLAMSQLGTMFQHGNSVGAAFVLLILGAGLNFGIMAWMLCAYGWKRSAGWMVLLLSVVIGLGYALEKPLYPTDIEAADHSHAFDVYCCPFTADETAYASQVVQKLNDDLRAEELFSLYVLLAIAVIGLAVRLIGRSFDLDRWLTSAETPNDPPAGNWDLVLPNWILGGVSIMGLVVASVAMCYAYYPSPEECLDEIFIVKGEVLSAAMSGNAPHALYWIPVWEDWNRRLQVGVYLRGMALSDYHRMKARIVRDQLEMLEHALEDDEHEEVAHYTRQLARAHGRLTRAYQPAPSSTGKL; from the coding sequence ATGTTTGAAGCGATCATCTGGGGGGCGATCCTCCGAGTGGCTCAAGCGGTCAGCCAGGCCGCTCCGTTCATTCTCACAGGCTATATCGTCGCTGCCGTCTTTCGGAAATGGATCGGCCCGACCAATCTGCGAAAGCTGTTCGGTGAAGGAACGTGGCGGGCCTTGCCGCAGGCCTGGGCGCTTGGCATGTTGCTTCCCGTCTGCTCGCTGGGCGTGATCCCCGTCATGCGGGAAATGAAGCGGGCTGGTTTGAGTAGCGGAACGATCCTGGCATTCGGACTGACCGCGCCCCTGTTCAATCCGCTGTCGGTTCTCTATGGACTGACGCTCTCGGAGCCGTTTACCATTCTGTCGTTCTCTCTTTGCTCTCTGCTCGTGGTCACAGTAATCGGAGTCGTCTTCGACTGGCTGTTCCCCCGGACTGCCGATTTGCCGTCCGAAGAGCCTCCGGTCCCGCAGGGGATCCGTCGGATCGTGGGGGTTTTCGTGGCCATGGGCCGTGAGTTCTGGAGTTGGTCGACGATTTACATTCTTATCGGGCTCACAGGGATTGTTCTGCTGAACGTAATTTTGCCCAAAGGCTCGTTTCAGTCTTCTGTCAACGGAGGGGATCTCTGGGCACCAGTTCTGATGACCGGCGTGGCAATCCCCGTTTACGCGACGCCGATGTTGGCGATGTCGCAGTTGGGGACGATGTTCCAGCACGGCAACTCGGTTGGCGCCGCATTCGTGCTGCTCATCCTCGGGGCGGGCCTGAATTTTGGAATCATGGCATGGATGCTGTGCGCCTACGGCTGGAAGCGATCGGCCGGCTGGATGGTCCTGTTGCTGAGCGTCGTCATCGGACTCGGTTATGCTTTAGAAAAGCCGCTCTATCCGACTGATATCGAAGCGGCCGACCACTCCCATGCGTTCGACGTCTACTGCTGTCCGTTTACAGCTGACGAGACTGCATACGCCTCCCAGGTCGTTCAGAAACTGAACGACGACCTTCGGGCCGAGGAACTGTTCAGCCTGTATGTCTTGTTAGCCATCGCGGTCATCGGCCTGGCCGTCCGACTGATCGGACGATCGTTCGATCTCGATCGCTGGTTGACATCCGCGGAAACTCCAAACGATCCGCCCGCTGGGAACTGGGATCTGGTGCTGCCCAACTGGATCCTTGGTGGCGTGTCGATAATGGGGCTGGTCGTCGCCAGCGTCGCGATGTGTTATGCCTACTATCCTTCTCCCGAGGAATGCCTGGACGAGATCTTTATCGTCAAAGGAGAAGTCCTTTCGGCGGCGATGAGCGGCAATGCCCCTCACGCTTTGTATTGGATCCCTGTCTGGGAAGACTGGAACCGGCGGCTGCAGGTCGGCGTTTACCTGCGGGGAATGGCTTTGAGCGACTACCATCGCATGAAGGCCCGGATTGTCCGCGATCAACTCGAGATGCTCGAACACGCGCTCGAAGACGATGAGCATGAGGAAGTCGCCCACTACACAAGGCAACTTGCCCGGGCCCACGGCCGGTTGACGCGGGCATATCAACCCGCGCCTTCGAGCACCGGGAAACTGTGA
- a CDS encoding DUF58 domain-containing protein, which yields MATVLSHQKLINRVNSALNYDFCPSANRWVYWMKHPLVGMAVVAVAAGTCALFVSPQAWLLAFGLLMIAGVGLLWPLLGIWAVRVDVHFDRAWVEEQSVVPVRVLLRNRLPIPMWGLSLSRREDDNELLVSFARVPALRTTEYTWQFTPQRRGVFPGNPLQLETGFPFGVWTARKPAVVDGEILVLPRPVEIDTIPELDSRGGMDELFSEYRTGDSGDVTGTRSFREGDSLRRVHWAMTARSGRLICTERQATIHASVTCAVDLIADHHEGGGSDSSLEWTIRIFCGICREFQEQGVNVRASLGGTTLQLLPGKAGLRALLIALARVPREGYPRESGRSSWTRADVVVGTERSSISAAAVSVMLLARNFREDSSESLGDLQADDVKRGSVVLRNRDEIGSSLRTSWRKACHAAS from the coding sequence ATGGCGACCGTCTTAAGTCACCAGAAGCTCATCAACCGCGTGAACAGCGCGTTGAACTATGATTTTTGCCCGTCGGCGAATCGATGGGTGTACTGGATGAAACATCCCCTTGTCGGGATGGCCGTTGTCGCAGTCGCTGCGGGAACCTGCGCGCTGTTTGTTTCTCCGCAGGCCTGGTTGCTGGCGTTCGGACTGCTGATGATTGCCGGTGTCGGGCTGCTCTGGCCGCTGCTCGGAATCTGGGCCGTGCGAGTCGATGTGCACTTTGACAGGGCCTGGGTCGAAGAACAATCGGTCGTTCCCGTTCGTGTGCTTCTCAGGAATCGTCTTCCCATCCCCATGTGGGGACTTTCACTTTCGAGGCGTGAGGACGACAACGAATTGCTGGTCTCTTTTGCCCGGGTCCCTGCCTTGCGGACGACGGAATATACCTGGCAGTTCACACCGCAACGCCGGGGCGTCTTTCCCGGGAATCCGCTTCAACTGGAAACCGGCTTCCCGTTTGGCGTCTGGACTGCCCGCAAGCCGGCGGTTGTCGATGGCGAGATCCTGGTGCTGCCGCGACCTGTTGAGATCGACACCATTCCGGAACTCGATTCTCGAGGAGGGATGGACGAACTGTTTTCCGAATATCGCACGGGCGACTCGGGCGATGTGACGGGGACGCGGTCATTTCGGGAAGGAGACTCGTTGCGTCGCGTGCACTGGGCAATGACGGCTCGTTCCGGTCGGCTGATCTGCACCGAACGTCAGGCAACAATTCATGCATCGGTGACCTGCGCGGTGGATCTCATTGCTGATCATCATGAAGGAGGTGGATCTGACTCGTCACTGGAGTGGACCATACGGATCTTCTGCGGAATCTGTCGTGAGTTTCAGGAGCAGGGCGTGAATGTCCGTGCCAGTCTCGGGGGAACCACGCTTCAACTCTTACCGGGTAAGGCGGGATTGCGAGCCCTGCTGATCGCGCTCGCCCGTGTTCCGCGCGAAGGATATCCCCGCGAATCCGGTCGTTCCTCCTGGACACGAGCCGACGTTGTTGTCGGAACAGAACGATCGTCGATTTCAGCGGCGGCCGTGAGTGTCATGCTGCTGGCGCGGAACTTCCGGGAGGATTCGTCTGAGTCGCTGGGGGACCTTCAAGCCGACGATGTCAAACGTGGGAGTGTCGTTCTACGGAACCGAGACGAGATCGGTTCGAGCCTTCGAACTTCATGGAGGAAAGCCTGCCATGCGGCGTCCTGA
- a CDS encoding S9 family peptidase has protein sequence MLNAFKYHLMAIPLAIGLAVCGSFESNAQAETPLLDRELFFGNPQISSGQLSPDGKFISFMKPYQGIMNVWVKEFAEPFDKARPLTDSKRPLYGYTWTEDGRYILFVKDSDGDENINLFAVDPNAKPAGGKETPESRNLTPMKDVTTRIVHASQKNPDLLWVGLNDRDKAWHDLYRLNISTGELSLVYKNEDRITGYEFDWDDNLRLLSRTDQAGNETLLRKDGDELVPIYETSVTESAGVRGWDPENENFYLTTNKGDLDLTTLFKMNPETKELTLLESDPENRVDFGSLRVDRNTREIISTSYTDDKTRYYWRDKTWEANYKFLQEQFPGREIAFQSATNDYSKFLIAVHGDKYAAEAWYFDAKKRELIHQYTPRPELKDVEEHLAPMKPIRYASSDGLEIPGYLTLPTGKEPKNLPVVVLVHGGPKGPRDSWGYDAQAQFLANRGYAVLQPNFRASGGYGKKFLNAGDLQWGKLMQDDITWGVKYLIKEGIADEDRVAIMGGSYGGYATLAGLAYTPELYACGVDIVGPSNIFTLLDSIPPYWEAGRAFLYGMVGDPSTEEGKKRIREASPLFSADKISKPLLIVQGANDPRVKQAEADQIAIALRDRGHEVSYLLADDEGHGFAKPVNRMAMYAEIEAFLADQIGGRYQKEMPDDVAKRLEELRVDVSKVKYEAAEE, from the coding sequence ATGTTGAACGCATTTAAGTACCACCTGATGGCGATTCCGTTGGCTATTGGTTTGGCAGTTTGTGGGAGCTTCGAGTCGAACGCTCAAGCCGAAACACCGTTGCTGGATCGGGAGCTGTTCTTTGGCAACCCGCAGATTTCGAGTGGCCAGCTGAGTCCTGACGGAAAGTTCATTTCATTCATGAAGCCGTATCAGGGCATCATGAATGTGTGGGTCAAAGAGTTCGCCGAGCCGTTCGATAAGGCTCGCCCGCTGACCGACAGCAAGCGTCCTTTGTATGGTTACACCTGGACCGAGGACGGCAGGTACATCCTGTTCGTGAAGGACTCGGACGGCGACGAGAACATCAATCTGTTCGCCGTCGATCCGAATGCGAAGCCCGCTGGCGGAAAAGAGACTCCGGAGTCTCGCAATCTGACGCCAATGAAAGACGTCACGACGCGAATTGTGCACGCCAGCCAGAAGAATCCCGATCTGTTGTGGGTCGGCCTGAATGATCGGGACAAGGCGTGGCATGACCTGTATCGGCTCAACATCTCCACTGGCGAACTGAGTCTGGTTTATAAGAACGAAGATCGCATCACCGGTTATGAGTTCGACTGGGATGACAACCTGCGGCTGTTGAGCCGCACGGATCAGGCGGGCAATGAAACCCTGTTGCGGAAAGATGGCGACGAGCTGGTGCCGATCTATGAAACCTCGGTGACCGAGAGCGCCGGAGTCCGTGGATGGGATCCTGAGAATGAGAACTTCTACCTGACCACCAACAAGGGCGATCTTGATCTGACAACTCTGTTCAAGATGAATCCAGAGACCAAAGAGCTGACGCTTCTGGAGAGTGATCCGGAGAATCGGGTTGATTTTGGCAGCCTGCGAGTCGACCGAAACACGCGTGAGATCATTTCGACTTCCTACACCGACGACAAGACGCGTTACTACTGGCGCGACAAAACCTGGGAAGCGAACTACAAGTTTCTCCAGGAGCAGTTCCCCGGTCGAGAGATCGCGTTCCAGAGTGCGACCAACGACTACAGTAAGTTTTTGATCGCCGTGCACGGCGACAAGTACGCAGCAGAGGCGTGGTATTTCGATGCGAAAAAGCGGGAGTTGATTCACCAATACACGCCGCGGCCGGAACTGAAAGACGTCGAAGAGCATCTCGCTCCCATGAAGCCAATCCGGTACGCGAGCAGTGACGGCCTGGAAATTCCGGGATACCTGACGCTGCCCACCGGCAAGGAGCCAAAGAATCTGCCGGTTGTGGTTCTCGTGCATGGTGGCCCGAAAGGCCCCCGCGATTCCTGGGGTTACGACGCTCAGGCTCAATTCCTGGCCAACCGGGGCTATGCCGTGCTGCAACCGAATTTCCGGGCCAGCGGTGGATACGGAAAGAAGTTCCTCAACGCAGGCGATCTGCAGTGGGGCAAGTTGATGCAGGACGACATCACCTGGGGCGTGAAGTATCTGATCAAGGAAGGCATTGCTGACGAAGACCGCGTGGCCATCATGGGGGGAAGCTACGGCGGCTATGCGACGCTGGCGGGACTGGCCTACACCCCCGAACTCTACGCCTGTGGAGTCGATATCGTCGGACCGAGTAATATCTTCACCTTGCTCGATTCAATTCCTCCTTACTGGGAAGCAGGGCGCGCCTTCCTGTATGGCATGGTCGGAGATCCGAGCACTGAGGAAGGCAAGAAGCGGATTCGAGAAGCCAGCCCGCTCTTCAGTGCAGACAAGATCTCGAAGCCTCTGCTGATTGTGCAGGGAGCAAATGATCCCCGAGTGAAACAGGCCGAAGCCGACCAGATCGCAATCGCTCTGCGGGATCGAGGACACGAAGTCAGTTACCTGCTGGCAGATGATGAAGGTCACGGCTTTGCCAAACCTGTGAATCGGATGGCCATGTACGCCGAGATCGAAGCTTTTCTGGCCGACCAGATCGGCGGTCGTTACCAGAAAGAGATGCCCGACGACGTCGCCAAACGACTGGAAGAACTGCGGGTTGACGTGAGCAAGGTTAAGTACGAAGCGGCCGAAGAGTAA
- a CDS encoding AAA family ATPase encodes MSALELQTPDLRAEELREKLMQLRRRLNATLKGKADTIEQVLVCLLAQGHLLLEDQPGLGKTTLAKALAEGVGERFARVQCTPDLLPSDVTGFSIFNQKSHEFEFRQGPVFAELLLADEINRATPRTQSALLEAMAERQVTIDTERYRLSPSFFVIATQNPIEQHGTYPLPEAQLDRFAMKLSIGYPEAEDEIAMLSRAVSSGTDEDEEIETGFGPGDLLLLQQEVACIPVSRNVQEYLVALGRLTRRHARVHLGLSPRGLLTWQRCAQACAYLAERRFVTPDDLQHVALPVLSVRLGIDDLDPERVIQEIINEVPVPVAPSSEGTRS; translated from the coding sequence ATGAGTGCGTTAGAACTTCAAACTCCCGACCTGCGAGCCGAGGAGCTTCGCGAAAAGCTGATGCAATTGCGGCGGCGGCTCAATGCAACGCTCAAAGGAAAGGCGGACACTATCGAGCAGGTTCTCGTCTGCCTACTGGCTCAGGGGCATCTGCTGCTGGAAGATCAACCCGGATTGGGAAAAACGACACTTGCCAAAGCCCTGGCAGAAGGGGTGGGCGAACGTTTCGCTCGCGTTCAGTGCACGCCTGATTTGTTACCCAGCGACGTGACCGGCTTCAGCATCTTCAACCAGAAGTCGCATGAGTTCGAGTTCCGTCAGGGGCCTGTGTTTGCTGAACTTCTGCTGGCCGATGAGATCAATCGGGCGACGCCGCGAACGCAGTCGGCACTGCTCGAAGCGATGGCCGAACGCCAGGTGACGATCGACACGGAACGCTATCGGCTGTCTCCGAGTTTCTTCGTCATTGCCACGCAGAACCCCATCGAACAGCATGGCACTTACCCTTTGCCGGAAGCACAGCTTGACCGTTTCGCGATGAAACTGAGCATTGGCTATCCCGAAGCCGAAGATGAGATCGCCATGCTCAGCCGCGCGGTTTCTTCCGGAACGGACGAGGACGAGGAAATCGAAACCGGATTCGGCCCTGGAGACCTCCTGCTTCTGCAACAGGAAGTGGCATGCATTCCAGTGAGCCGCAACGTGCAGGAATACCTCGTGGCTCTCGGCCGGCTGACTCGGCGTCATGCCCGTGTTCATTTGGGGTTGAGTCCTCGCGGACTCCTGACGTGGCAGCGATGTGCCCAGGCCTGTGCCTATCTGGCCGAGCGGCGTTTCGTCACGCCCGACGATCTTCAGCACGTTGCGCTGCCGGTCCTGTCCGTCCGCCTCGGCATCGATGATCTCGATCCTGAACGTGTCATTCAGGAGATTATCAACGAAGTTCCCGTTCCCGTCGCTCCCAGCTCCGAAGGGACTCGATCATGA
- a CDS encoding right-handed parallel beta-helix repeat-containing protein, which produces MRSLLSVGFLATFTILLHPLVGSAEYRRPIHVVDFLPGDHVEDGTVSYQKHLQRAIDALPDRGGEIVFAPMVYLIDNPRGLTIRSNCSLRLQGAQFIFGEECDSDGQLFYGENIENLTVSGGSIVGHNGSWSTGVNIRGIHLRGASRNIRIQNMEIRDLSSNGIGIFAADEQHPATDVWIKDTIIDNCCNFYGDYQAPPPTRRGPEKGSTREDQGLVALYHVHDFVVRGCRMENSRSDGTHFYFCRNGHISDNRIARAQMGGYFLESCQHVLAVNNVIRDNGSRGVTIERGSQFCTLTGNTIQGSGREGLWIPDSLRCVVTGNAFSLNGRKENGEERHLIWNANITINEARGDKLDTPTAHYLIADNIIETDSHQIAAIRIDTEPELSNIVIRGNLLIGENTKILVEGPRTDAVVIQENVSAAR; this is translated from the coding sequence ATGCGCTCTCTTCTCTCGGTCGGATTCCTGGCGACGTTCACCATCCTGTTGCATCCCCTTGTCGGATCAGCAGAGTACCGCCGTCCAATTCACGTCGTCGACTTCCTTCCCGGGGACCACGTCGAAGATGGTACCGTCTCCTACCAGAAGCACCTGCAGCGAGCGATTGATGCCCTTCCCGATCGTGGCGGCGAGATCGTCTTCGCTCCTATGGTCTACCTCATCGACAATCCGCGGGGACTGACGATCCGATCCAACTGTTCCTTGAGACTGCAGGGGGCTCAGTTCATCTTCGGCGAAGAGTGCGACTCCGATGGTCAGCTGTTCTACGGAGAGAACATTGAGAATTTGACAGTCTCCGGCGGAAGCATCGTGGGACACAACGGTTCGTGGTCAACGGGCGTGAACATCCGGGGAATCCATCTGAGAGGGGCGAGCCGCAATATTCGAATCCAGAACATGGAGATCCGCGATCTCTCCAGCAATGGCATTGGCATCTTCGCGGCCGACGAGCAGCATCCAGCGACTGACGTCTGGATCAAAGACACCATTATTGATAATTGCTGCAACTTCTATGGCGACTACCAGGCGCCGCCTCCAACTCGCAGAGGACCGGAGAAAGGATCCACTCGAGAGGACCAGGGACTTGTCGCTCTTTATCACGTACATGACTTTGTCGTGAGGGGCTGTCGAATGGAGAACTCCCGCTCGGACGGTACGCATTTCTATTTCTGCCGCAACGGCCATATCAGCGACAATCGCATCGCTCGCGCACAAATGGGCGGCTATTTTCTGGAAAGCTGCCAGCACGTGCTGGCAGTCAACAACGTCATTCGAGACAACGGTTCGCGCGGCGTTACGATTGAACGTGGCAGCCAGTTCTGCACGCTGACCGGAAATACGATCCAGGGGAGCGGGCGGGAAGGCCTGTGGATTCCCGATTCTCTCCGCTGCGTGGTCACTGGGAACGCTTTCTCGCTCAACGGACGCAAGGAGAACGGCGAAGAACGCCACCTGATCTGGAATGCCAACATCACAATTAACGAAGCTCGCGGAGACAAGCTCGACACTCCGACCGCGCATTACCTGATCGCCGACAACATCATCGAAACGGACAGCCATCAGATCGCCGCGATTCGCATCGATACCGAACCGGAACTGAGTAACATCGTTATCCGTGGCAATCTGCTGATCGGCGAGAACACAAAGATACTCGTCGAGGGCCCACGAACGGACGCAGTCGTCATTCAGGAGAATGTGTCCGCGGCTCGGTAG
- a CDS encoding transglutaminase-like domain-containing protein encodes MRRPDTSSTSADFGYWLTCGLVAIAHLATEIVVGEPHGQITSIVIRFVLIGLLVAGFCWQSIRRQWQPSSATTLMALLVMGLPPVIEPFWRWSFQNGHAFEIQLLIGFRNLSLLGVVFAHVPRFERLAVFTSLFSVLFCISTSQDASMAWICGLYLLTGVTWLSTTYWSVLRTDRISGSISVAPWWIMAAASVLLLAVLFTIALPTSVRLRMVEGFMPSSGGTGSADANARSGVGDGDALVAATQEALTFAPIEDAPFLESDQPSLYDVFQDTYSPPKPPSRFERAVSLPPDLFKQNHHRMAQARKASRSFSLDREQTQKKEHRHLKDTASDALLHLVGPVPAHLRHTVYDLFDGTEWYPAEKRTLHERALKVEQHGDKPWITWSDRPYPILNVRAERHALRILKVDTNRVLAPANLNGVHIDRCDRADLFEWAQEDVLAMERSSLPPMSVIHVVSTRLDSDELSRSRTMLGFGLEEYRTIPEGPGMREIQAAAREWTRGTTCGWDKVCAICDRLRTEYRLNPDVRVPDGCENPVHWFLTESQEGPDYLFATACVMLCRSIGITSRAVSGLYAGPNQFDFSTQQTSVRAEDAHWWAEVYVGSQAWVTVEPTPGYAVRDFPRGFLAQAGLWTYQLGRLAMIYWPLTLFSIGAAATGVRQRCSILTRCQTWWWDWKYREAAASSAQLRSMLLDAGRLLDRKLTLTGTPRPASQTLATFVTQLQDSEHVSADVSGLLKRAFEWAAYSESDPSPVGLPASRIREICRSMLHRRRTNRDEGNLQPSTGTNL; translated from the coding sequence ATGCGGCGTCCTGATACGAGTTCAACGTCTGCGGACTTCGGCTACTGGCTCACCTGCGGACTGGTTGCGATCGCCCATCTCGCCACGGAAATCGTTGTCGGCGAACCTCATGGCCAGATTACGTCGATTGTGATCCGATTCGTCCTCATCGGTCTGCTGGTGGCGGGATTCTGCTGGCAGTCGATCCGCCGGCAATGGCAACCGAGTTCCGCCACCACGCTGATGGCTCTGCTCGTGATGGGACTTCCCCCGGTGATCGAGCCCTTTTGGCGGTGGTCGTTTCAGAACGGACATGCGTTCGAGATCCAGTTACTGATCGGGTTTCGGAATCTTTCGCTGCTCGGGGTGGTGTTTGCCCATGTCCCCCGATTTGAACGACTGGCGGTCTTCACGAGTCTGTTCTCCGTGCTGTTCTGCATTTCAACCTCGCAGGATGCCAGCATGGCATGGATTTGCGGGCTGTATCTGCTGACGGGCGTCACATGGCTCTCGACGACCTACTGGTCGGTATTGCGCACGGATCGAATTTCGGGCAGCATTTCGGTGGCACCGTGGTGGATCATGGCCGCTGCTTCGGTGCTGCTCCTCGCGGTGCTCTTCACGATCGCTCTGCCAACTTCCGTCCGGTTGCGGATGGTCGAAGGCTTCATGCCGAGTTCTGGGGGAACGGGATCTGCTGATGCGAATGCCCGGTCGGGAGTCGGTGATGGTGATGCGCTCGTCGCTGCAACACAGGAAGCACTTACGTTTGCGCCGATTGAAGATGCCCCGTTTCTCGAAAGCGATCAGCCAAGTCTCTACGACGTCTTTCAAGACACATACAGTCCGCCGAAGCCGCCCAGTCGGTTTGAACGAGCAGTGTCGTTGCCGCCGGATCTGTTCAAGCAGAATCATCATCGGATGGCTCAGGCCCGCAAGGCCTCCCGCAGCTTTTCGCTGGATCGTGAGCAGACGCAAAAGAAGGAGCACCGACATCTTAAAGACACTGCATCAGATGCATTGCTGCATCTCGTCGGGCCAGTTCCCGCTCACTTGAGGCACACAGTCTACGATCTGTTCGATGGAACCGAATGGTACCCCGCTGAGAAACGGACCTTACACGAACGGGCCCTCAAGGTCGAACAGCATGGTGACAAACCGTGGATCACCTGGTCGGACCGTCCTTATCCCATTCTGAATGTGCGGGCTGAGCGACACGCGCTCCGGATTCTGAAAGTAGACACGAATCGCGTCCTGGCCCCAGCGAATCTCAACGGCGTACATATTGACCGTTGTGACCGGGCGGATCTGTTTGAGTGGGCGCAGGAAGACGTCCTGGCCATGGAGCGCAGTTCCCTCCCGCCAATGAGTGTGATTCATGTCGTCTCAACGAGACTCGATTCCGACGAACTCTCCCGCAGCCGAACGATGCTCGGATTTGGACTCGAAGAATACCGGACCATTCCGGAAGGTCCGGGAATGCGGGAGATCCAGGCGGCGGCGCGGGAGTGGACACGTGGCACAACTTGCGGGTGGGACAAAGTGTGCGCCATCTGTGATCGGCTGCGGACGGAATATCGACTCAATCCCGATGTGCGTGTCCCCGACGGTTGCGAGAATCCCGTGCATTGGTTTCTCACCGAATCGCAGGAAGGGCCGGACTATCTGTTTGCCACCGCCTGCGTGATGTTGTGTCGGTCGATCGGCATTACGAGCCGGGCGGTCAGCGGACTTTACGCCGGCCCCAATCAGTTCGACTTCAGTACGCAGCAGACATCGGTCAGGGCGGAAGATGCTCACTGGTGGGCTGAAGTGTACGTCGGCAGTCAGGCCTGGGTCACTGTCGAGCCGACGCCCGGCTACGCCGTTCGCGATTTCCCGCGAGGATTCCTGGCACAGGCCGGGTTATGGACGTACCAGTTGGGCCGTCTGGCGATGATCTACTGGCCGTTGACTCTGTTCTCAATTGGTGCTGCCGCAACCGGAGTCCGTCAACGGTGCTCAATTCTCACCCGTTGTCAGACCTGGTGGTGGGACTGGAAGTATCGCGAGGCGGCTGCTTCGTCGGCACAGCTGCGCAGCATGCTGCTGGATGCCGGCCGCCTGCTGGATCGCAAACTGACTCTGACCGGGACGCCGCGTCCCGCGTCACAGACTCTGGCGACTTTTGTTACTCAGCTGCAGGACTCTGAACATGTTTCCGCTGACGTTAGCGGGCTCCTGAAGCGGGCCTTCGAGTGGGCCGCCTATTCCGAATCTGATCCTTCGCCGGTCGGACTTCCGGCCTCGAGAATACGGGAAATCTGTCGATCGATGCTGCATCGGCGTCGGACGAATCGTGACGAGGGGAACCTACAGCCATCAACGGGAACGAACTTATGA